The following proteins are encoded in a genomic region of Opisthocomus hoazin isolate bOpiHoa1 chromosome 4, bOpiHoa1.hap1, whole genome shotgun sequence:
- the FKBP9 gene encoding peptidyl-prolyl cis-trans isomerase FKBP9 isoform X1 gives MAGPAAVRRRGPGCGALLLLPALLVSWAACQAPPVPSAEPPRDADRLRVERRFVPESCPRAVRPGDFVRYHYLGAFPDGTRFDSSYDRGSTFNVFVGKGQLIAGMDEALVGMCVNERRFVKIPPKLAYGSEGVSGVIPPNSVLHFDVLLIDLWNSEDEVQVQTYFKPEKCPRTVQVSDFVRYHYNGTFLDGTLFDSSHNRMRTYDTYVGIGWLIPGMDQGLLGMCVGEKRIITIPPFLAYGEDGDGKDIPGQASLVFDVALLDLHNPKDGITIENQHVPESCERRSQTGDFLRYHYNGTLLDGTLFDSSYSRNRTYDTYVGKGYVIAGMDEGLLGVCTGEKRRIIIPPHLGYGEEGRGKIPGSAVLVFDIHVVDFHNPSDSVSITVNYKPSNCTVLSKKGDYLKYHYNASLLDGTLLDSTHSLGKTYNIVLGSGQVVVGMDMGLQNMCVGERRTVIIPPHLGYGEDGVEGEVPGSAVLVFDIELLELVSGLPEGYMFVWNGEVSPNLFEEIDQNHDGEVLLEEFSEYIQAQVDSGKGKLAPGFDFEKIVKNMFTNQDRDGNGKVTAEEFKLKDQEAREEHDEL, from the exons atggcggggccggcggccgtgcggcggcggggcccgggctgcggcgcgctgctgctgctgccggcgctgctgGTGAGCTGGGCCGCCTGCCAGGCGCCGCCGGTGCcctccgccgagcccccccgcgaCGCCGACCGCCTCCGCGTCGAGCGGCGCTTCGTCCCCGAGAGCTGCCCGCGGGCCGTGCGGCCCGGAGACTTCGTGCGCTACCACTACCTCGGCGCCTTCCCCGACGGGACCCGCTTCGACTCCAG CTATGACCGGGGATCCACGTTCAACGTGTTTGTGGGAAAAGGTCAGCTTATCGCTGGGATGGACGAAGCCCTGGTCGGGATGTGCGTGAACGAGCGGCGGTTCGTGAAGATTCCCCCCAAGCTCGCCTACGGGAGCGAAGGCGTCT ctggTGTGATTCCCCCCAACTCTGTGCTCCATTTCGATGTGCTCCTGATAGACCTTTGGAACTCGGAGGATGAAGTGCAGGTTCAGACTTACTTCAAACCTGAGAAGTGTCCTCGGACAGTCCAGGTGTCGGACTTTGTACGATACCATTACAATGGAACATTCTTGGATGGGACTCTGTTTGATTCAAG cCATAATCGAATGCGAACTTATGATACCTATGTGGGAATTGGATGGCTGATTCCTGGTATGGACCAAGGTCTCTTGGGAATGTGCGTAGGAGAGAAGCGCATTATCACAATACCACCTTTCCTGGCATATGGAGAAGATGGAGATG GTAAGGACATCCCTGGCCAAGCTTCTCTCGTCTTTGATGTGGCTTTGCTAGATCTCCATAACCCCAAAGATGGTATTACTATTGAGAACCAGCACGTGCCTGAATCCTGCGAGCGGAGAAGCCAGACGGGAGACTTTCTTCGATACCATTACAACGGCACACTTTTGGATGGCACGTTGTTTGATTCCAG CTATTCAAGAAATCGTACGTATGACACCTATGTCGGGAAAGGTTATGTGATTGCTGGAATGGATGAAGGTTTGCTAGGTGTATGCACTGGtgaaaaaagaagaataataatCCCTCCTCATCTTGGATatggagaagaaggaagag GAAAGATTCCAGGATCTGCCGTGCTGGTCTTTGACATCCACGTGGTTGATTTCCACAACCCCTCGGATTCGGTCAGCATTACGGTTAACTACAAACCTTCCAACTGTACCGTACTGAGTAAGAAGGGAGATTACTTGAAGTATCACTACAATGCTTCGCTCCTGGACGGTACTTTGCTAGACTCGAC ACACAGTCTTGGCAAGACCTACAACATAGTTCTGGGATCTGGAcaggtggtggtggggatggaCATGGGCCTTCAAAACATGTGTGTCGGGGAACGACGAACAGTCATCATTCCACCTCATCTTGGttatggagaagatggagttg AAGGAGAAGTGCCTGGTAGTGCTGTATTAGTTTTCGACATCGAACTGCTGGAGCTGGTGTCTGGCTTGCCTGAAGGGTACATGTTTGTGTGGAACGGGGAAGTCTCTCCCAATCTTTTTGAAGAAATAGACCAGAATCATGATGGAGAGGTTCTTCTGGAGGAG TTTTCCGAGTACATTCAAGCTCAAGTCGATTCTGGCAAAGGAAAACTGGCTCCTGGTTTTGATTTTGAAAAGATTGTTAAAAATATGTTTACCAATCAAGACCGGGATGGAAATGGCAAAGTTACCGCTGAAGAATTCAAGTTGAAAGACCAGGAGGCCAGAGAGGAGCACGATGAACTgtaa
- the FKBP9 gene encoding peptidyl-prolyl cis-trans isomerase FKBP9 isoform X2 — translation MDEALVGMCVNERRFVKIPPKLAYGSEGVSGVIPPNSVLHFDVLLIDLWNSEDEVQVQTYFKPEKCPRTVQVSDFVRYHYNGTFLDGTLFDSSHNRMRTYDTYVGIGWLIPGMDQGLLGMCVGEKRIITIPPFLAYGEDGDGKDIPGQASLVFDVALLDLHNPKDGITIENQHVPESCERRSQTGDFLRYHYNGTLLDGTLFDSSYSRNRTYDTYVGKGYVIAGMDEGLLGVCTGEKRRIIIPPHLGYGEEGRGKIPGSAVLVFDIHVVDFHNPSDSVSITVNYKPSNCTVLSKKGDYLKYHYNASLLDGTLLDSTHSLGKTYNIVLGSGQVVVGMDMGLQNMCVGERRTVIIPPHLGYGEDGVEGEVPGSAVLVFDIELLELVSGLPEGYMFVWNGEVSPNLFEEIDQNHDGEVLLEEFSEYIQAQVDSGKGKLAPGFDFEKIVKNMFTNQDRDGNGKVTAEEFKLKDQEAREEHDEL, via the exons ATGGACGAAGCCCTGGTCGGGATGTGCGTGAACGAGCGGCGGTTCGTGAAGATTCCCCCCAAGCTCGCCTACGGGAGCGAAGGCGTCT ctggTGTGATTCCCCCCAACTCTGTGCTCCATTTCGATGTGCTCCTGATAGACCTTTGGAACTCGGAGGATGAAGTGCAGGTTCAGACTTACTTCAAACCTGAGAAGTGTCCTCGGACAGTCCAGGTGTCGGACTTTGTACGATACCATTACAATGGAACATTCTTGGATGGGACTCTGTTTGATTCAAG cCATAATCGAATGCGAACTTATGATACCTATGTGGGAATTGGATGGCTGATTCCTGGTATGGACCAAGGTCTCTTGGGAATGTGCGTAGGAGAGAAGCGCATTATCACAATACCACCTTTCCTGGCATATGGAGAAGATGGAGATG GTAAGGACATCCCTGGCCAAGCTTCTCTCGTCTTTGATGTGGCTTTGCTAGATCTCCATAACCCCAAAGATGGTATTACTATTGAGAACCAGCACGTGCCTGAATCCTGCGAGCGGAGAAGCCAGACGGGAGACTTTCTTCGATACCATTACAACGGCACACTTTTGGATGGCACGTTGTTTGATTCCAG CTATTCAAGAAATCGTACGTATGACACCTATGTCGGGAAAGGTTATGTGATTGCTGGAATGGATGAAGGTTTGCTAGGTGTATGCACTGGtgaaaaaagaagaataataatCCCTCCTCATCTTGGATatggagaagaaggaagag GAAAGATTCCAGGATCTGCCGTGCTGGTCTTTGACATCCACGTGGTTGATTTCCACAACCCCTCGGATTCGGTCAGCATTACGGTTAACTACAAACCTTCCAACTGTACCGTACTGAGTAAGAAGGGAGATTACTTGAAGTATCACTACAATGCTTCGCTCCTGGACGGTACTTTGCTAGACTCGAC ACACAGTCTTGGCAAGACCTACAACATAGTTCTGGGATCTGGAcaggtggtggtggggatggaCATGGGCCTTCAAAACATGTGTGTCGGGGAACGACGAACAGTCATCATTCCACCTCATCTTGGttatggagaagatggagttg AAGGAGAAGTGCCTGGTAGTGCTGTATTAGTTTTCGACATCGAACTGCTGGAGCTGGTGTCTGGCTTGCCTGAAGGGTACATGTTTGTGTGGAACGGGGAAGTCTCTCCCAATCTTTTTGAAGAAATAGACCAGAATCATGATGGAGAGGTTCTTCTGGAGGAG TTTTCCGAGTACATTCAAGCTCAAGTCGATTCTGGCAAAGGAAAACTGGCTCCTGGTTTTGATTTTGAAAAGATTGTTAAAAATATGTTTACCAATCAAGACCGGGATGGAAATGGCAAAGTTACCGCTGAAGAATTCAAGTTGAAAGACCAGGAGGCCAGAGAGGAGCACGATGAACTgtaa
- the NT5C3A gene encoding cytosolic 5'-nucleotidase 3A isoform X4, with amino-acid sequence MPEFQKKTVHIKDPGRVEEIICGLIKGGAAKLQIITDFDMTLSRFSYNGKRCPTCHNIIDNCKLITEECRKKLLQLKETYYAIEIDPALTIEEKYPYMVEWYNKSHALLIEQGLQKDKLAEIVRESDVMLKEGYENFFDKLSEHNIPVFIFSAGIGDVLEEVIHQAGVYHSNVKVVSNFMDFDENGILKGFKGELIHVYNKHDGALKNTEYFKQLKDNSNIILLGDSQGDLSMADGVANVEHILKIGYLNDKVDELLEKYMDSYDIVLVKDESLEVANSILQKIL; translated from the exons ATGCCAGAATTTCAGAAGAAGACTGTCCATATTAAGGACCCAGGAAGAGTAGAAGAGATTATCTGTGGCCTCATCAAAGGTGGAGCTGCGAAACTTCAG ATTATTACAGATTTTGATATGACATTAAGTAGATTTTCCTACAATGGAAAAAGATGTCCAACTTGTCATA ACATCATTGATAACTGCAAGCTCATCACGGAGGAATGTCGGAAAAAG ttatTGCAGCTGAAAGAAACCTATTATGCCATTGAAATTGATCCAGCTCTCACTATTGAAGAAAAATATCCATATATGGTAGAATG GTACAATAAATCTCATGCACTACTCATTGAACAAGGTTTACAAAAGGATAAACTTGCAGAAATTGTGAGGGAATCTGATGTTATGCTGAA AGAAGGGTATGAGAACTTCTTTGATAAGCTCAGTGAACATAATATTCCTGTGTTCATATTTTCTGCTGGGATCGGGGACGTTCTTGAGGAAGTTATCCACCAGGCTGGAGTCTACCATTCTAACGTCAAAGTGGTTTCCAACTTCATGGATTTTGATGAAAAT ggGATATTAAAAGGATTTAAAGGAGAATTGATTCATGTTTACAACAAACATGATGGTGCCTTGAAGAATACAGAGTACTTCAAACAACTGAAAGACAACAGTAATATCATACTGCTGGGTGATTCCCAAGGCGACTTGAGTATGGCAGATGGAGTAGCCAACGTTGAACACATTCTTAAGATCGGCTATCTCAATGATAAA GTAGATGAGCTTTTGGAAAAATATATGGACTCTTATGATATTGTCTTGGTGAAAGATGAATCCCTGGAAGTTGCCAACTCCATCCTACAGAAAATCCTGTAA